GCTACGACCTGACCATGGCCGCGTCCATCCTGGTGGTGCTGCCCATCATCGTCGTCTACCTCCTGGCCCAGCGCTGGGTGGTGCAGGGGATTGCGTTGACGGGCATGAAGTGAGGGAGCCGCCCCCGTGGCGGTCCATCCCGCCGTTCGGCCTTGCTCGCAGGGACAGGGGGCCAGAGGCGCGCCCCTGGACACCGCCCTGTCCGTGGCGGGCGCAGCAAGCAGCGCCCCTCCAGGGGTGGCCGGTGGGCGAACCCGACGATCTGGGCGGATATCCCTGGCATCACCAAAATTGACAGGTGGGCCCGCCCATTTCATAATAGGTTATCGTTTCTGCCCAAATCATTTGAGGTCGGTCGAATTCATGGTTGCATCTACCAACAACGCCAAATCCTCCCTCTCCCTGGTGGAACGCCAGGATGCGCTGCGGCGCCTGATCAACCAGCAGAGCCGGATCACCGTGGCCCAAATCTGCGAGCTCTTCTCGGTGAGCGAAGCCACGGCCCGGCGAGACCTGGACGCGCTGGCCGAATTGGGCGAGATCCAGCGGGTCCACGGCGGCGCGGTGGCCGTGCGCAAGGCGCCGCCCGAGCCGCCCGTCCTGCAGCGCGCGGCGGAGCAGGCAGAGTTCAAGCAGCGCATCGGGCGCCGGGCGGCGGAGCTGGTGGCGGATGGGGAGACCATCTTCCTGAGCAGCGGCACCACGGCCCACGAGGTGGCCCGGCATCTGCGGGGGCGGCAGCTCACTGTCATCACCAACTCGCTGCTGGTCATCAACGAGCTGAGCAACGCCCGGGGCATTTCCCTCATTGCGCTGGGCGGCAGTTTCCGGCGCAGCGAACTCTCCTTCATCGGCCACATCACCGAACAGGCCCTGACCGAACTGCGGGCCGACAAGGTGATCATGGGCATGCGGGCGGTGGATCCGGACGAAGGGCTGACCAACGACTACCTGGCAGAGACCCAAACGGACCGGGCCATCCTGCGCATCGGCCGCCAGGTCATCCTCGTGGCGGACCACACCAAGATCGGCCGGGTGGCCACCGCCTTCGTCGCACCCCTGGATGCCGTCCACACCCTGGTCACCAACCGGGAGGTTCCCCCCGAGATCGTGGAGGCGTTCGAGGCGAAAGGAATCCAGGTGCTGCTGGCCTGATCCTGCCGACGGGCCTGCATGCTCATCCCGGCGGTGATCCAGCCGGGCCTATCGCTGCCCGGCCGAGATTCACGCCGGTTGTTCCACCTCCTGTAGCACCCCTTCCAGCTCCTCCACCAGCCGGTCCGCATCCTCCTGGTTGAACACCAGGGGCGGCTTAATCTTGAGCACGTTGTGAAACGGACCATCGGTGCTGAGCAGGATCCCCCGCTCCCGCATGGCTTCCACGATGGCCTGGGCTTCCCCGGCGGCCGGCGCCAACGTCTCCCGATCCCGCACCAGTTCCACGCCCAGGAAGAGGCCGCTGCCCCGCACATCCCCGATGAGGGGATGGCGTTCCTGCAGGGTTTTCAGCCGGGCCTTGAGATGCTCCCCCACCCGGCGGGCGTGCTCCTGTAGATTTTGCTCCTCGATGACATCCAGCACGGCCAGCCCCACGGCACAGGAGACCGGGTTGCCGCCGAAGGTGTTGAAGTATTCCATGCCGGTGACGAAGGATGCCGCGATTTCCGGCGTGGTCACCACCGCGGCCAGGGGGTGGCCGTTGCCCATGGGCTTGCCCATGGTGACGATGTCCGGCACCACGCCGTGGGTCTCAAAGCCCCAGAAGTGGGTTCCCACCCGTCCGAAGCCAATCTGGACTTCGTCGGCGATGCACAGGCCGCCCGCCGCCCGCACCAGGGCATACATCTGCGCCAGATAGCCGGGCGGGAAGACCACCTGCCCGCCGGTGCCCATGAGCGCCTCGGCGATGAAGGCCGCCACGCCCCGACCGGCCTCCTCCACCTGGCGGATGATCCCGGCGGCTTCCTCCACATAGGCGGCCACGGGGTCCTCTGCATGGCGGAAGCGCCCCCGGTAGGTGCAGGGCATGGAGAGGGTGTGCACCCAGGGCGGCGCCCCGGCACCGCCGGGCCCGTCGAACTTGTAGGGTGAAATGTCGATCAGGCTGCTCAGGTTGCCGTGGTAAGCACCCGCCAGGACCAGCATATCCTGGCGACCGGTGTAGGCCCGCACCAGGCGCAGGGCCAGGTCGTTGGCCTCGCTGCCCGAGTTGACGAAGAACCAGACGGACAAGTCCCCAGGCATGTGGGCCGTGAGCCGTTCGGCCAGGGTGATGATGTGCTCGTGGAGATAGCGGGTGTTGGTGTTGAGCAGGGCGGCCTGGTGGGCCAGGGCGGCTACCACGGCCGGATGGCTGTGGCCCACGTGGCAGACGTTGTTCACGCAGTCCAGGTAGGCCCGGCCTTCCGCATCGTACAGGTACTGGCCCTGCCCGCGGACCATGTGGAGCGGCCGGCGGTAGGAGACGCTGAGGGTGGGGTTCAGGTATCGGCGCCGCGCGGCCAGGATGGTCTGCTCATCCCGGCCAGGCTGGGCCGGCGCAGCAGCCAGGGACGGAAACGCGGGCAGGCCACAGGCCTGGCGGAAGACGCCGTGGGCCACTTCTGCCGGGACAGGGTCCAGCCGTTCCAGGGCCGCCCAGACGGGCCCCGCGCTGATCTGGTGGTACGGGTTTTCCGGCTCGATGAGGGCCCGTTCGGCGGAGAGGGCGGCACTGACGGCCAGCCGGGCCCGGATCAGGCCGTCGAGGAGGGCGACCTCGGTGGTGGTCAGGGGAATGACCTGGTGATAGCCGGCCACCAGGTGCGCGGCTGCCTGGAGCGGCTCCGGGCTGGCCAGGAGCGCGTAGGTGGCGGCGATGGCCACCTCGCAGATCAGGGGCGCATGGAGCATGTCGCCGAAGTCCAGCAGGCCAACCACCTGCCCCTGGGCCACCAGCACGTTGTGGTCGTTGGCGTCGTTGTGGATCACCTGGGCCCGCAGGGTGGGCAGGTAGGGGCGCACCTGCTGCTCAAAGCGCTCCAGGGCCCGTTCCACCCACCGGCGTCGCACCGGGTCTGGGATGGCGTGGAGGCGGGGGCGGATAACCCGGTGGGCGTGGGCCAGGTTCCAGGGGATGTCCCGCTCCATGGCCGGGTGTTGGAAGTCGGCCAGGGCCTGGTCCAGCCGGGCCAGGAAGGCGCCCAGCCCCCGCAGGAGCTCGGGCGAACGGTCCGGGCAGCGTACCAGTGGTTCGCCGGGCAGATAGGAGAGCAGGCGGATGAAATGGCGCTGCCCATCATGCTCGACGATGGGCATCTCCTCCCCAGAGCGGGCGGGGATCAGCCGGGGCACCCCGGGAAGGGCGGTCAGGTGTGCCAGGGCGCGGTTCTGGAAGTCCAGTTCGGCCGGGTCGTGGTCGGCGTTTCCCACCTTGAGGATGTAGCGCTCCTCTCCGGCGCTGAGGAGGAAATTGGCATCCAGCTCGCCGGGCAGGCGTTGGGCCTGGACCTGCAACCCGTAGTGCTGGGCGGCGATCTGCCGGGCATGCGCTTCGGTCAACGGTGGTAGGGGCATGGGATAGTTCCTCCTTGGCCATTTGGACGGGGAGTAGGCATCTGCAGATTTGTGGCGCCGCGGGGGATAAAGAAGGTTGAATCTGCGTTCATCCGCGTGATCTGCGTCCTTTTTCTGGGCAGGGTACCCATTCCGCATCAGATGCCAAATATTTCCCCAGAGAAATCTGGCAAAATCTGTGTCCATCTGGAGAACCTGTGGTTCCTCCAGTGGACGCACCTGTCGTTGTGGTTTCGATGATTCTATAAGGGAGATTCTATAGCGGAGCCATGGAAAAGGAAAAATGGGCAGGGTAAAAGCCGTATGTTCGCGTCGGGAGTGTCGTGGCAGGATCGGCTTTTGCAGGGGGCTGTGCTTTCGTTGCCCTCTGGGGTAAAATAATCGAAGGTCAGGAACGAATCTACCTTTTCTTCCCACATCTCCACATCCAAGGAGGCTTCCCATGACACGGATCGGACGCATGGTCGTCACCCTGGGCCAGGACTTTGTCATCCGGGAGGAGGCGGTGCCGGACCCCGCGCCGGGGACGGTGCTCCTGCGCCAGGAACTGGCCGGGATCTGCGGCACGGATTTACATAACTGGCAAAAGGGGCTGAAGCAGCCCACCCTGCTGGGGCACGAGGCGGTGGGTATCGTGGAGGCCCTGGGCCCGGGCGTCACCACCGACTACCTGGGTAACCCCATTCGGGAGGGCGACCGGGTGATCTTTCACCCCCGCAACAGCGGCGTGGCCTACGGATTTCGAGGGCTGGACGACCCCTTCACCGGCGGTTTTGCGGATTACATCTACCTGTCGGACCAGCAGAATTGTTTCATCAAGACCCAGGCGCCGCCGGAGGTGGCGGTGCTGGCTGAGCCCTTCGCGGTGGGCGTCCACGCGGCCATGCGGGCCCGGGTTCAGATTGGGGACACGGTGATCATTCAGGGTTCGGGTGCCATTGGCCTCATGTGTCTGGTGGCGGCCAAGATCAGCGGCGCGGCCCGGCTGATCGTGGTGGGCGGGCCGGCCGGTCGCCTGGCCCTGGCCCGCCGGCTGGGCGCGCACGTGACCATCGACATCGAGGAGGTGCCCGATGTGGCCGAGCGCAAGGCGCTGGTCCTGAGCCACACCCCGCGCGGGGCCGGGGCCAATGTGGTCTTCGAGTGTGCTGGCTTCCTGCCGGCCTTCCCAGAGGGGCTGGAGTATGTGGCCGAGGATGGCACCTTCGTGGAGGTGGGCCACTTTGTGGACGTGGGCACGGTGGCCGTGAACCCCAACCGCCACTTCCTGCGGCCCAATCTGCGCCTGGAGGGGATCTGGGGGAGCCGCTATCACCACTTCGTGCGGGGCGCGGCCATCCTGGAGAACCAGGAGTTTCCGTTTGGCGAGATGGTGAGCCACGTGCTGCCCCTGGAGCGGATTCGGGATGGCTTCGCTGCGCTGGACGGCTCCTACCGGCTGGGTGACGAGACGGTGGTCAAGGTGGCGGTGAGCGGTGGCGAGCATGCGCCATGACGAAACCGGTGGATGAGGAGCGGGCTGAGCTCACTCCTTGGATTGTGAGAACGTCAGGCGATTGCCGAATGGATCGGTGAGGGTCATGACCCGGCTTCCCCATTCCGTATCCTCAATGGCAGGCTTCAGGTACCGGTAGCCGCGCTCGTTCAGCTCCCTGTGGAAATCTTCGATCCCCGAGATGGCTATGATGACCCGGGAGCCCGGCGTGGTGTCCCCATGGTGTTCAGAGAGGTGGAGCACACAATCATCCCGGGAGACCTGCAGATACACGGGGAAGTTCTCACCGAATCGATGCTCCCAATCGATGGTGAAACCCAGGAAATCGACGTAAAATTCCTTCGCCTTTGCCAGGTCGAAGATTCGCAGGATGGGTGTCGTATGGCCTAGTTTCATAACTGACTCCTGTGGTCTAACGCCCAGAATCTCCCGGAAACGATGCCGGGCTATCGGCCTGGCTGTTTGCCCAGTCCAGCAGAGCCTGGGCTTCGTCCCAGCCCGGCTGGCGGCGTAGGGCCTCCATGGCCCAGCGCCGCGCCTCCTGACGGTCGCCCCGGGCTTTGGCCAGCTCGGCGTAGCGCAGGGGGAGATAGGGGGCGTCTGGCTCCAGTTGGGCGGCTACGGCCAGTTGGGCGGCGGCATCCTCCAGGCGATTCAGCGCAATGAGGGTATTGACATAGTTGCGGCGCAGCATGGCGTTCTGCCCGTCCAGCTCTACGGCCCGGGCGTAGGCCTCGGCCGCAGCCATCTCATCACCCAAACGAGAACGGGCATCGGCCAGCATGGCCCAGATGGAGCCATCGCTCGCACCCAGGGCAACCAGCTCCTCTGCAGCCTCGACCACCCCTGCCCAGTCTTCCCGGTCATGGCGCCATGCTACCAGAAGAGCCAGGACCTGGGCCAACCGGTGGATCTCCCCGGCGCGCCGAAGCTCCTCCAGAGCATTTTCTAGGTGGACAATCAGCTCGTGCGGGGAGGACGGTAAACCGGCTGCGTTTCGAAGCTGGGCAGCGTAGTGCGGAAGGCCGATCTGCTCGAAGAGATCCGCAGCCTGGTGTAAGAGGGGGCTGGCCTCATGAGCATGTCCCAGACCCAGTAGGGTCAGGCCGAAATTCCCCAGCGTCGCAGCCATACTATAGCGATCGTTGATCTCCTGATAGAAGTGCAGGGCACGCTCCAGCAAGGCCGATGCCTTTTCCCCATTGCCTTCCAACAGCTCGAGACGCGCCAGTGCTGCGTGCACGTTGGCTTCGCCCAGGCGGGCGCCGATTTGGGGGTAGATGGCCAGGGCGGCCTGATAGTGTTGGCGAGCGGCGGGGAGGTTGTCCTGGCGCAGTTCCAGGTCGCCCAAGGCCTTTTGCACGTTGGCTTCGCCCAGGCGGTCCTTGCCTTTGCGCGCTGCGGTCAGCGCAGTGGCCAGCAGCCCGCGGCGCCGGCGCAACAGGTCGCTCATTATGTAAATGTTTTGGAGCGCAGCCGCCAGCCGTGGCGCCCGCAATCGGCCGCTGTCGGAGGCTTCGTGCTCGATCCCCCATGCCACCCATGCTTCCAGGCTAGGCAACTCGGCCAGGAAACGTTTCACGGCCAAGCCCATGGCTTCACCGCTACTCCTCAGGGCATCGTCCAGTACATGGACCCAACCCAGATGTTGTTCTTCTTCGAAGTCGAGATAGCAGGCCAGCGCGACCGGCCCCAGTCGGTCCCGGGCACCCTCAACGCCGTCTTCCAGCTGGCGTTGGGCAAAGGAGCGGAAGGGGGCCGGCAGGTAGAAGAGAT
The DNA window shown above is from Litorilinea aerophila and carries:
- a CDS encoding DeoR/GlpR family DNA-binding transcription regulator codes for the protein MVASTNNAKSSLSLVERQDALRRLINQQSRITVAQICELFSVSEATARRDLDALAELGEIQRVHGGAVAVRKAPPEPPVLQRAAEQAEFKQRIGRRAAELVADGETIFLSSGTTAHEVARHLRGRQLTVITNSLLVINELSNARGISLIALGGSFRRSELSFIGHITEQALTELRADKVIMGMRAVDPDEGLTNDYLAETQTDRAILRIGRQVILVADHTKIGRVATAFVAPLDAVHTLVTNREVPPEIVEAFEAKGIQVLLA
- a CDS encoding aminotransferase class III-fold pyridoxal phosphate-dependent enzyme; the encoded protein is MPLPPLTEAHARQIAAQHYGLQVQAQRLPGELDANFLLSAGEERYILKVGNADHDPAELDFQNRALAHLTALPGVPRLIPARSGEEMPIVEHDGQRHFIRLLSYLPGEPLVRCPDRSPELLRGLGAFLARLDQALADFQHPAMERDIPWNLAHAHRVIRPRLHAIPDPVRRRWVERALERFEQQVRPYLPTLRAQVIHNDANDHNVLVAQGQVVGLLDFGDMLHAPLICEVAIAATYALLASPEPLQAAAHLVAGYHQVIPLTTTEVALLDGLIRARLAVSAALSAERALIEPENPYHQISAGPVWAALERLDPVPAEVAHGVFRQACGLPAFPSLAAAPAQPGRDEQTILAARRRYLNPTLSVSYRRPLHMVRGQGQYLYDAEGRAYLDCVNNVCHVGHSHPAVVAALAHQAALLNTNTRYLHEHIITLAERLTAHMPGDLSVWFFVNSGSEANDLALRLVRAYTGRQDMLVLAGAYHGNLSSLIDISPYKFDGPGGAGAPPWVHTLSMPCTYRGRFRHAEDPVAAYVEEAAGIIRQVEEAGRGVAAFIAEALMGTGGQVVFPPGYLAQMYALVRAAGGLCIADEVQIGFGRVGTHFWGFETHGVVPDIVTMGKPMGNGHPLAAVVTTPEIAASFVTGMEYFNTFGGNPVSCAVGLAVLDVIEEQNLQEHARRVGEHLKARLKTLQERHPLIGDVRGSGLFLGVELVRDRETLAPAAGEAQAIVEAMRERGILLSTDGPFHNVLKIKPPLVFNQEDADRLVEELEGVLQEVEQPA
- a CDS encoding zinc-binding dehydrogenase, whose amino-acid sequence is MTRIGRMVVTLGQDFVIREEAVPDPAPGTVLLRQELAGICGTDLHNWQKGLKQPTLLGHEAVGIVEALGPGVTTDYLGNPIREGDRVIFHPRNSGVAYGFRGLDDPFTGGFADYIYLSDQQNCFIKTQAPPEVAVLAEPFAVGVHAAMRARVQIGDTVIIQGSGAIGLMCLVAAKISGAARLIVVGGPAGRLALARRLGAHVTIDIEEVPDVAERKALVLSHTPRGAGANVVFECAGFLPAFPEGLEYVAEDGTFVEVGHFVDVGTVAVNPNRHFLRPNLRLEGIWGSRYHHFVRGAAILENQEFPFGEMVSHVLPLERIRDGFAALDGSYRLGDETVVKVAVSGGEHAP
- a CDS encoding glyoxalase superfamily protein, which produces MKLGHTTPILRIFDLAKAKEFYVDFLGFTIDWEHRFGENFPVYLQVSRDDCVLHLSEHHGDTTPGSRVIIAISGIEDFHRELNERGYRYLKPAIEDTEWGSRVMTLTDPFGNRLTFSQSKE
- a CDS encoding tetratricopeptide repeat protein — its product is MALFIWGESAPALLRMVEEQSLLERPFPDLFYLPAPFRSFAQRQLEDGVEGARDRLGPVALACYLDFEEEQHLGWVHVLDDALRSSGEAMGLAVKRFLAELPSLEAWVAWGIEHEASDSGRLRAPRLAAALQNIYIMSDLLRRRRGLLATALTAARKGKDRLGEANVQKALGDLELRQDNLPAARQHYQAALAIYPQIGARLGEANVHAALARLELLEGNGEKASALLERALHFYQEINDRYSMAATLGNFGLTLLGLGHAHEASPLLHQAADLFEQIGLPHYAAQLRNAAGLPSSPHELIVHLENALEELRRAGEIHRLAQVLALLVAWRHDREDWAGVVEAAEELVALGASDGSIWAMLADARSRLGDEMAAAEAYARAVELDGQNAMLRRNYVNTLIALNRLEDAAAQLAVAAQLEPDAPYLPLRYAELAKARGDRQEARRWAMEALRRQPGWDEAQALLDWANSQADSPASFPGDSGR